One genomic region from Gossypium hirsutum isolate 1008001.06 chromosome D13, Gossypium_hirsutum_v2.1, whole genome shotgun sequence encodes:
- the LOC107919814 gene encoding E3 ubiquitin-protein ligase PRT6 isoform X1, whose protein sequence is MESPADSSPIRPRDRVVRRLAALGIPMEYLEKRYEGIIDFVNGNGLLLPEIVSSLLPTDEDVAESIQDASLRSKKWMCLSMKNQFRESMVWLQWLMFQGEPTNTLKNLEDSSVEQRGVCGAVWGSNDIAYRCRTCEHDPTCAICVPCFQNGNHKDHDYTIIYTGGGCCDCGDETAWKQEGFCTKHIGSEQIRPLDDDLANSVGPVLDALFICWKNKLFAAECIFQENMRATDCGAEQRKAANELTYVVVEMLIEFCKCSDSLLSFIARRVISLDGLLDILVRAERFFSDGVVKKLHELLLKLLAEPIFKNEFSKAFLGYYPTVIHEAIKEGSDSIFNKKYPLISTFSVQIFTVPTLTPRLVKEMNLLDMLLKCLENIFLSCAREDGRLLAAKWGSLYDTTNRVIEDIRVVMSHDVVSRYAIHEQKDFLRAWLKLLTFVQGMNPIKRETGLHIEEENEAMHLLFVLSHSIANIHSLLVDGAFSVATNEGASCLPYAYKQDVDDGDSIRHAKVGRLSQESSVYSVTGRSVSKATEIGSDSIYHSIPSTVIWLIQECLRALETWLEVDGGTPAALQSLSSPNSSGISDSNFLAIKKTLYNIKKGKYFGKLTGSSENLSSQSSSPVYSGNRASDEMEIAKNIGYDSTSSSAEIDPVACGYMGLDVSAMETDNGIGVATLRVLSLSEWPDIIYDVSSQEISVHVPLYRLFSLLLQKALRMSYGESIMPNLTNACLASSLSAHVDFFCNILKGCNPLGFSASVMEHPLRIRVFCAQVIAGMWRKNGDAALVSCEWYRSVCWTEQGLELDLFLMQCCAALAPPDLYVKRIVERFGLLNYISLTLERSNEYEPVLVQEMLTLIMQILLERRFCGRNTADSLKRELIYKLAIGDATHSQLVKSLPRELSKSDQLQEILDRVAVYSNPSGFNQGMYSLRWAYWKELDLYHPRWNSRDLQVAEERYLRFCGVSAMTTQLPKWTKIYPPLEGVARIATCRETLKIIRAVLFYSVFTDKFTESRAPDGILMTALHLLSLALDIYLQQNGSGGVEHHIGDSNSMLDFASEAITESLNYTAGNQSLLSLLVALMRMHRQDNENNYMESSKSSFSPLIESLLKKFAEVDSQCMTKLQQLAPEVVSHLSKSTSNTERRTSGSASDSEMRKAKARERQAAILAKMKEEQSKFLSSISSTADDSKSEAEVSDSDLEHEAEGAVQQSCSLCHDPTSKDPVSFLILLQKSRLLSFVDRGPPSWDQCSEEQGYIPANRSSNQSGSNASAHNSGLASSSVQLTENPVIESNNNRQGQDREVNVILEFFKSRFPSVRSTQAPLTSTDVGDSSIYNIEKLEEDMYKSIRNEMCNNLLRSSFKTDVVSSATECSQGNHRDAEIDILGKYIVALSSETIGNPLGTENTDVDRELTESTSQPLVYDGFGPLDCDGIYLSSCGHAVHQSCLDRYLSSLKERFARRSFFEGAHIVDPNQGEFLCPVCRRLANSVLPVVNGTSRKAGRQPMTSTVDQVPSLGSSSAANKETCSLLLQQGLCLLKTAANVVGRPDFFEGLSFQRKESLSQNLEPISCVLSKMYFSKMQDRFLGSPRLSHPIILWDTLKYSLMSTEIAARSGKTYMAANYTLTSLYKEFKSSSEFTFSLLQRVVQNLSTTNSLHALQRFRGLQLFAESICSGLVFDNHSTTHNKEDKLLRILKHDDKEALYPDIQLWNSASHPVLARDPFSSLIWVVFCLPCPFISCEESLSSLVHIFYVVSVIQALIVCCQRHGCKTDGLDSHNRLVTDICGILGETGCAHWYFVSNSVDHSCDIKDMIRRLSFPYLRRCALLWKLLKSSSPAPFCERDDVWESSHATTDMMDTVESASVELNEIEELENMFKIPPIDVVLEDEVVLSFALKWFHHFNKVYEACSFRNVFYCNPAVPFKLMSLPHVYQDLLQSRYIKQCCPECKAALVEPALCLLCGRLCSPSWKSCCRESGCMVHAMNCGAGIGVFLLIRRTTILLQRCARQAPWASPYLDAFGEEDIEMHRGKPLYLNEERYAALTYMVASHGLDRSSKVLGQTTIGTFFMV, encoded by the exons ATGGAATCGCCTGCCGATTCTTCGCCGATTAGGCCCCGTGATCGAGTCGTACGG AGGTTAGCTGCTTTAGGGATTCCAATGGAGTACCTTGAGAAGCGTTATGAGGGGATAATTGATTTTGTTAATGGTAATGGATTATTGTTGCCAGAGATAGTTTCCTCACTCTTACCTACAGATGAGGATGTGGCTGAGTCAATACAAGATGCTAGTTTAAGGTCTAAGAAATGGATGTGCCTAAGTATGAAAAATCAATTTCGTGAGAGTATGGTTTGGTTGCAGTGGCTGATGTTTCAGGGTGAACCGACAAACACTTTGAAAAACCTAGAGGACTCGAGTGTTGAACAACGTGGTGTTTGTGGTGCAGTTTGGGGATCGAATGACATTGCATATAGGTGCCGGACGTGTGAGCATGATCCAACTTGTGCTATTTGTGTTCCCTGTTTCCAGAATGGGAATCACAAGGATCATGACTATACGATTATCTATACCGGTGGCGGTTGCTGTGATTGTGGGGATGAAACGGCATGGAAACAGGAGGGGTTCTGCACGAAGCATATAGGTTCTGAACAGATTCGACCACTCGATGATGACTTAGCAAACTCTGTTGGTCCAGTGCTTGATGCACTCTTTATTTGTTGGAAAAACAAGCTATTCGCAGCAGAATGTATATTTCAGGAAAATATGAGAGCAACTGATTGTGGTGCTGAGCAGAGGAAGGCTGCAAATGAGCTTACTTATGTGGTTGTTGAGATGCTTATAGAATTTTGCAAGTGTAGTGACAGTTTGCTTAGTTTTATAGCTAGGAGGGTAATTTCTCTAGATGGTTTATTGGATATTCTGGTTAGAGCAGAGAGGTTCTTTAGTGATGGTGTCGTGAAGAAGCTCCATGAACTGCTGCTGAAATTGCTGGCAGAGCCCATCTTCAAAAATGAATTTTCTAAAGCATTTTTAGGTTACTACCCAACTGTTATACATGAAGCCATAAAAGAGGGAAGTGACAGCATTTTCAATAAGAAATACCCACTGATCTCAACTTTCTCTGTCCAAATATTCACAGTGCCAACACTAACTCCTCGTCTTGTGAAGGAGATGAACCTATTGGACATGCTACTGAAATGCTTggaaaacatttttctttcttgcGCTCGAGAAGATGGTCGTTTGCTG GCTGCTAAGTGGGGAAGTTTGTATGATACCACTAACCGTGTAATTGAAGACATCCGGGTTGTTATGAGCCATGATGTAGTCTCCAGATATGCAATCCATGAGCAGAAGGACTTCTTAAGAGCTTGGCTAAAGCTTTTGACTTTTGTGCAAGGGATGAACCCTATAAAGAGGGAAACTGGCCTCcatattgaagaagaaaatgaggCTATGCATTTGCTTTTTGTTTTAAGCCATTCTATTGCCAATATTCACTCCCTTCTGGTAGATGGTGCATTTTCTGTTGCCACAAATGAAGGGGCAAGCTGTCTTCCTTACGCTTATAAGCAAGATGTGGATGATGGAGATAGCATAAGACATGCAAAAGTAGGAAGGCTCTCCCAAGAGAGTTCTGTTTATAGTGTAACAGGAAGGAGTGTTTCAAAGGCTACTGAAATAGGATCtgattccatatatcattcaattCCCTCCACTGTCATCTGGTTAATACAGGAGTGCTTGAGGGCTTTGGAGACTTGGTTGGAAGTTGATGGCGGTACCCCTGCTGCTCTTCAGAGTTTATCTTCTCCAAATAGTAGTGGCATTTCTGATAGCAATTTTTTGGCAATAAAGAAAACCTTGTACAACATTAAGAAAGGCAAATATTTTGGGAAGCTAACTGGTTCAAGTGAAAATCTTAGCTCACAAAGTTCTTCACCTGTATATAGTGGAAATCGAGCAAGTGATGAAATGGAGATTGCTAAAAATATAGGCTATGACAGTACAAGCTCTTCAGCTGAAATTGATCCTGTTGCATGCGGTTATATGGGTTTGGATGTCAGTGCCATGGAGACAGACAATGGCATAGGAGTAGCGACTCTACGTGTTTTGAGTTTAAGCGAATGGCCAGATATCATTTATGATGTTAGTTCACAAGAGATATCTGTTCACGTTCCATTATATCGATTATTTTCCTTGCTTTTGCAGAAGGCATTGAGAATGTCTTATGGTgaatctataatgccaaatctaACAAATGCTTGTTTGGCAAGTTCATTATCAGCACATGTAGATTTCTTTTGCAACATCCTTAAGGGCTGCAATCCTTTGGGGTTCTCTGCCTCTGTTATGGAGCACCCTTTACGGATTAGGGTATTTTGTGCTCAAGTTATTGCTGGAATGTGGCGGAAGAATGGGGATGCTGCCCTAGTATCTTGTGAGTGGTACCGCTCTGTTTGCTG GACTGAACAAGGCTTGGagcttgatttattcttgatgcaGTGTTGTGCTGCACTAGCTCCTCCTGATCTCTATGTTAAGAGAATTGTAGAGCGCTTTGGGCTGTTGAACTACATCTCTCTTACTCTTGAGAGGTCAAATGA GTATGAGCCAGTTCTTGTTCAGGAAATGCTCACTCTAATCATGCAAATATTACTAGAAAGGAGATTTTGTGGACGCAATACGGCTGACAGTTTGAAAAGAGAACTGATTTATAAGTTAGCCATTGGAGATGCTACTCACAGTCAACTAGTGAAATCTCTACCACGTGAGCTTTCCAAGTCTGACCAGCTTCAAGAAATTTTAGATAGGGTTGCTGTATACTCTAATCCATCAGGCTTTAATCAG GGAATGTATTCATTGCGTTGGGCCTATTGGAAGGAGCTGGATTTATACCACCCTCGTTGGAACTCAAGGGATTTGCAAGTTGCAGAAGAAAGATACTTGCGTTTCTGTGGTGTTTCTGCAATGACTACTCAGCTGCCTAAGTGGACAAAGATATATCCTCCTCTTGAGGGAGTCGCTAGGATTGCTACATGCAGAGAGACACTTAAGATTATTCGTGCAGTTCTATTCTATTCTGTTTTCACTGATAAATTTACTGAATCACGTGCTCCTGATGGTATCCTAATGACAGCCCTGCACTTACTTTCACTAGCATTAGACATTTATTTGCAGCAGAATGGATCTGGTGGTGTAGAACATCATATTGGAGATTCAAATTCCATGCTGGATTTTGCTAGTGAAGCAATTACTGAATCATTAAACTATACTGCTGGCAACCAGAGCTTGTTATCACTTCTTGTTGCATTAATGAGAATGCATCGGCAAGACAACGAAAACAATTACATGGAATCCAGCAAAAGCAGTTTTTCTCCTCTGATTGAAAGTTTATTGAAGAAGTTCGCTGAAGTTGATTCCCAGTGCATGACCAAACTGCAACAACTTGCACCTGAAGTGGTCAGCCACCTGTCAAAATCTACTTCTAATACCGAGAGGAGGACATCAGGTTCAGCTTCTGATAGTGAAATGCGCAAGGCGAAAGCTCGTGAAAGACAAGCTGCCATATTG GCTAAAATGAAAGAAGAGCAGTCCAAGTTTTTGTCAAGCATCAGTTCCACTGCTGATGATTCAAAATCTGAAGCAGAAGTTTCTGATTCTGACTTGGAACATGAAGCAGAGGGTGCTGTGCAGCAGAGTTGCTCCCTTTGCCATGATCCTACTTCCAAAGATCCTGTTTCTTTCTTGATTcttctacaa AAATCTAGGCTTTTGAGCTTTGTTGATAGAGGTCCTCCATCATGGGATCAATGTTCAGAGGAGCAAGGTTATATTCCCGCAAATAGGTCATCCAATCAGTCAGGTTCAAATGCCTCTGCCCACAATTCAGGATTGGCTTCTTCGTCAGTACAGTTGACTGAAAATCCAGTTATTGAGTCTAACAATAACAGGCAGGGACAAGATAGGGAGGTAAATGTCATTCTTGAGTTTTTCAAGTCTCGATTTCCTTCAGTGAGGAGCACTCAAGCACCTTTAACATCTACTGATGTGGGGGACAGTAGTATATACAATATAGAGAAGTTGGAAGAAGATATGTACAAATCTATTCGTAACGAAATGTGTAATAATTTGTTACGCTCAAGTTTCAAAACGGATGTGGTATCCTCTGCCACTGAATGTTCTCAAGGAAACCACAGGGATGCTGAAATTGACATTCTTGGAAAGTACATTGTTGCACTTTCAAGTGAGACAATTGGAAACCCTTTGGGTACTGAAAACACTGATGTCGATAGAGAGTTGACAGAATCTACTTCACAGCCTCTTGTTTATGACGGGTTTGGACCGTTAGATTGTGACGGGATTTATCTTTCTTCCTGTGGGCATGCTGTACATCAGAGTTGCCTTGATCGCTATTTATCATCACTGAAGGAAAG ATTTGCCCGAAGGAGTTTCTTTGAGGGGGCACATATTGTGGATCCCAATCAG GGAGAGTTTCTGTGTCCTGTGTGTCGCAGACTAGCAAATTCTGTCTTGCCTGTAGTGAATGGGACTTCCCGAAAGGCTGGAAGGCAGCCTATGACTTCAACTGTTGATCAAGTGCCTTCTTTAGGTTCTTCATCTGCAGCGAACAAAGAAACATGTTCTCTTCTGCTTCAGCAAGGTTTATGTCTTCTAAAAACTGCCGCCAATGTGGTTGGGAGACCTGATTTCTTTGAAGGTCTTtcttttcaaagaaaagaaagtttaagTCAGAATCTGGAGCCTATATCCTGTGTTCTGTCCAAAATGTATTTTTCAAAAATGCAGGATAGATTCTTAGGATCTCCAAGGTTAAGCCACCCAATAATTTTATGGGATACTCTTAAATATTCCCTTATGTCAACAGAAATTGCTGCTCGCAGTGGAAAGACATATATGGCTGCAAATTATACTCTTACTTCTTTGTATAAGGAATTTAAATCTTCTAGTGAATTTACATTTTCCTTGTTGCAAAGAGTTGTCCAGAACTtgagcactacaaattctcttcATGCCCTCCAAAGATTTAGAGGTCTTCAACTATTTGCAGAGTCTATATGTTCTGGGCTTGTCTTTGATAACCACAGCACCACACATAACAAAGAAG ATAAGCTCCTTCGTATCTTGAAGCATGATGATAAGGAAGCATTATATCCTGACATTCAATTATGGAATTCGGCATCTCATCCTGTTCTTGCTCGTGACCCTTTCTCATCACTGATTTGGGTTGTCTTCTGTCTTCCCTGTCCATTTATCTCATGCGAGGAGTCCTTGTCATCCCTTGTGCATATTTTCTATGTTGTCTCTGTGATTCAG GCTTTAATTGTATGTTGTCAGAGACATGGTTGTAAGACCGATGGATTAGATTCCCATAATCGCCTAGTTACTGATATCTGTGGCATTCTTGGAGAAACTGGTTGTGCTCATTGGTATTTTGTGTCAAATAGTGTCGACCATTCTTGTGATATTAAAGATATGATTCGAAGATTGAGTTTCCCGTACTTACGGAGATGTGCATTGTTGTGGAAGTTGCTTAAATCGTCTTCCCCAGCACCTTTCTGCGAAAGAGATGATGTGTGGGAGTCCTCTCATGCAACAACTGACATGATGGATACAGTTGAAAGTGCTTCAGTGGAGCTTAATGAAATAGAAGAACTAGAGAATATGTTTAAGATTCCTCCTATAGATGTTGTTCTTGAAGATGAAGTCGTACTATCATTTGCATTAAAATGGTTTCATCACTTCAACAAGGTATATGAGGCCTGCAGTTTCCGAAATGTTTTCTACTGCAATCCTGCGGTTCCGTTCAAGTTGATGAGCCTGCCTCATGTTTATCAAGACTTACTACAAAG CAGGTATATAAAGCAGTGTTGCCCTGAATGCAAAGCTGCGCTTGTTGAACCTGCATTATGCCTTTTGTGTGGTAGATTGTGCTCTCCAAGTTGGAAATCATGCTGCAG GGAGAGTGGATGCATGGTTCATGCAATGAACTGTGGTGCTGGTATTGGTGTATTTCTGTTGATAAGG AGAACAACAATCCTACTGCAAAGATGTGCGCGTCAAGCTCCTTGGGCTTCTCCATATTTGGATGCATTTGGTGAAGAG GATATTGAAATGCATAGAGGAAAACCACTGTACTTGAACGAGGAACGCTATGCAGCTCTAACTTACATG GTTGCTTCTCATGGCCTTGATCGGAGTTCGAAGGTTCTAGGCCAAACAACCATTGGTACCTTTTTCATGGTTTAA